The following proteins are co-located in the Pararge aegeria chromosome 3, ilParAegt1.1, whole genome shotgun sequence genome:
- the LOC120637309 gene encoding neuroguidin: MVQATDEMEQPDLPQALNLLKEMNTNVQQVSQLVDNMLLRVKSGEISTDKGLSFLEMKYQMLLSYLINLTYIVLRKCSGEKIDSDPSIDRLVEIRTVLEKIRPIDSKLKYQIDKLVKTAVVGTAEDDPQSYHANPGNLVSKTQNSDDDSSTESESTDKKDKSGKSNIYIPPKLAAVHFDDSISRSESEKKNKERAKKQYLNSSVMRELREEYSEAPMEMSTGNHVKHSISKYEQEKTEYEENYLTRLPVTKAEKNRRKKLTTVGMLADEITGTRSTARKHKIKSKKGKGFKRRRTH, encoded by the exons ATGGTTCAG GCTACAGATGAAATGGAACAGCCCGACTTACCTCAAGCTCTGAACTTGCTTAAAGAAATGAACACAAATGTACAGCAAGTGTCACAACTAGTTGATAATATGTTGCTGCGTGTGAAGAGTGGTGAAATATCAACAGATAAAGGTTTGAGTTTTCTAGAAATGAAATATCAAATGCTtctaagttatttaataaatttaacttacatagttttaagaaaatgtTCAGGTGAAAAGATAGATTCAGATCCATCAATAGACAGGCTTGTTGAAATACGGACTGTACTAGAAAAAATTCGTCCAATAGATTCTAAACTGAAATATCAGATTGATAAACTTGTTAAAACTGCTGTAGTTGGAACTGCAGAAGATGATCCACAGTCATATCATGCTAATCCTGGTAATCTAGTAAGTAAGACACAAAATAGTGATGATGATAGTAGCACCGAGTCTGAAAGTACTGATAAAAAAGATAAGAGTGGAAAATCAAACATATATATACCTCCTAAGTTAGCAGCTGTACATTTCGATGATAGTATATCACGTAGcgaaagtgaaaagaaaaataaggaACGAGCAAAGAAACAGTATCTTAATTCAAGTGTTATGAGAGAGCTCCGTGAGGAGTATTCAGAGGCACCAATGGAAATGAGCACAGGCAATCATGTAAAACATTCTATATCAAAATATGAACAAGAAAAAACTGAGTATGAAGAAAATTATCTGACTCGCTTACCAGTTACCAAAGCCGAGAAGAATAGAAGGAAAAAATTGACAACTGTTGGCATGTTAGCAGATGAAATCACAGGAACCCGTAGCACAGCACGTAAACACAAGATTAAGTCTAAAAAGGGTAAAGGGTTCAAAAGAAGGCGTACACATTGA